The following coding sequences are from one Epilithonimonas vandammei window:
- a CDS encoding sulfate adenylyltransferase subunit 1, giving the protein MDILRFITAGSVDDGKSTLIGRLLYDSKNILIDQLEAVERASKFKNDGTIDLALLTDGLRAEREQGITIDVAYKYFSTPKRKFIIADAPGHVQYTRNMITGASNAALIIILIDARNGIIEQTKRHSIIASLLNIPNVVVAINKLDLVGYSEEIFNNIKEEYSKMAEQLSLNNVVYIPISALNGDNIVDKSENLNWYKGKTLLDYLETVELENTINLDKARFPVQYVIRPQTEELHDYRGYAGKITSGIYKVGDSVTILPSGTESKISAIEANQKQVEEAFAPQSVVLHLENDVDISRGDLIVKSDDLPKIEQELEVLVCWMGDKPLKSGSKYLIQNNTTQVKGIVKDIEYKLDVNTLEKQEVEQVSLNEIVKLKLKTAKPLAYDSYRDLASNGGIIFIDETSFVTVGAGLIQ; this is encoded by the coding sequence ATGGACATATTAAGATTTATAACTGCAGGAAGTGTAGATGACGGAAAAAGTACACTGATAGGCAGATTATTATACGATAGCAAAAACATTCTGATAGACCAATTGGAAGCTGTTGAACGCGCCAGCAAATTCAAAAATGACGGAACTATCGATTTGGCATTACTGACAGACGGTTTAAGAGCCGAGCGTGAACAAGGAATTACAATTGACGTTGCATACAAATATTTCTCAACACCAAAACGTAAATTCATTATCGCAGATGCACCGGGTCACGTTCAATATACTCGAAATATGATTACCGGAGCAAGTAACGCCGCTTTAATCATTATTCTAATTGATGCCAGAAACGGAATTATAGAACAGACCAAAAGACATTCAATCATTGCATCTTTGCTTAACATTCCGAATGTTGTTGTGGCGATTAATAAGTTGGATTTGGTTGGATATTCGGAAGAGATTTTCAACAATATTAAAGAGGAATATTCCAAAATGGCAGAACAGCTGTCTTTGAATAACGTCGTTTATATTCCAATTTCAGCTTTGAACGGAGACAATATCGTTGACAAATCCGAAAACCTAAATTGGTACAAAGGAAAAACTTTACTAGATTATTTGGAAACTGTTGAGCTGGAAAATACAATCAATCTGGATAAAGCGAGATTTCCTGTTCAATACGTGATTCGTCCTCAGACAGAAGAACTTCACGATTATCGTGGATATGCAGGGAAAATCACCAGCGGAATTTACAAAGTTGGAGATTCTGTGACGATTTTACCTTCCGGAACCGAAAGCAAAATTTCTGCAATCGAAGCTAATCAAAAACAAGTTGAGGAAGCATTTGCTCCTCAAAGTGTGGTTTTGCATTTGGAAAATGATGTGGATATCAGCCGTGGAGATTTGATTGTAAAATCTGATGACCTTCCAAAAATCGAACAGGAATTAGAAGTTCTGGTTTGCTGGATGGGCGACAAACCTTTGAAATCCGGTTCAAAATATCTGATTCAAAATAACACAACTCAAGTCAAAGGAATCGTAAAAGACATCGAATATAAGCTTGATGTCAATACTTTGGAAAAACAAGAAGTTGAGCAAGTCTCACTCAACGAAATTGTAAAACTAAAACTCAAAACAGCAAAACCTCTGGCTTACGATTCTTACAGAGATTTGGCTTCCAATGGCGGAATTATATTTATCGATGAGACGAGTTTTGTAACAGTTGGTGCAGGATTGATTCAGTAA
- the cysD gene encoding sulfate adenylyltransferase subunit CysD: protein MSKYHLDYLEQLESEAIHIFREVAGQFERPALLFSGGKDSITLVHLALKAFRPGKFPFPLVHIDTGHNFPEVLEFRDRLAEQIGEKLIVRKVEDTIKEKGLTEPKGKLPSRNALQTFTLLDTVEEFEFDCCIGGGRRDEEKARAKERIFSVRDDFGQWDPKLQRPELWNTYNGKIHKGEQVRAFPISNWTELDVWNYILKENIQLPSIYFSHEREVLNLDNQFIAMNEFLNLEEGDIVTTEKVRYRTVGDMTCTAAVLSEADNLEQVIAEIITTKTSERGETRIDDRTSEAAMEDRKKAGYF, encoded by the coding sequence ATGTCAAAATATCATTTGGATTACCTCGAGCAGTTAGAATCCGAAGCCATTCATATTTTCAGGGAAGTTGCGGGTCAGTTTGAGCGACCGGCTTTGCTTTTCAGTGGTGGAAAAGACAGTATTACGTTGGTACATCTTGCGCTGAAAGCTTTTCGCCCAGGGAAATTCCCGTTTCCGCTAGTTCATATCGATACAGGTCATAATTTTCCCGAAGTTCTGGAATTTCGCGACCGATTAGCTGAACAAATCGGAGAAAAACTAATTGTAAGAAAAGTGGAAGATACCATCAAAGAAAAAGGCCTGACCGAACCAAAAGGAAAATTGCCCAGTAGAAATGCATTGCAGACTTTCACATTATTGGACACGGTCGAAGAATTCGAATTCGATTGCTGTATTGGTGGCGGAAGACGCGATGAAGAAAAAGCCAGAGCTAAAGAAAGAATTTTCTCTGTTCGTGATGATTTTGGACAGTGGGATCCGAAACTTCAGCGTCCTGAACTTTGGAATACTTACAACGGGAAAATCCATAAAGGAGAACAAGTGAGAGCATTTCCAATTAGTAACTGGACAGAGTTGGATGTTTGGAATTACATTTTAAAAGAAAATATTCAACTGCCTTCAATCTATTTTTCTCACGAGAGAGAAGTTTTGAATTTGGACAATCAATTCATCGCAATGAACGAGTTTTTAAATCTGGAAGAAGGCGACATTGTAACCACGGAAAAAGTACGTTACAGAACGGTTGGGGATATGACTTGCACCGCCGCAGTTTTGTCCGAGGCAGATAATCTGGAACAAGTGATTGCAGAAATTATCACCACAAAAACCAGCGAACGAGGCGAAACCAGAATAGACGACAGAACTTCGGAAGCCGCAATGGAAGACAGAAAGAAAGCCGGATATTTTTAG
- a CDS encoding TSUP family transporter, with protein MQTLTSKISLPVFINASTNKILIVGGGKLASEQLNDIMQNIPDANISVLAKRLSDDIKNLLLENTSVKIINEDFDDSYLEIADLFIVATEDSAQDQLIINKIKERKNLYFAPSLPSDNDFFFRGNNDNQDRKNLFFINGEKKWRRIASIFFFAFVILLIGNILSFYVGFNDLEVAYQYLNHNTDERFFWLFLVGFLAQLIDGALGMGYGVTCTAALLYIGIPLPAISSSIHTAEMFSSGASGFSHYKFGNINKKLFKNILIPGVIGAVLGALLLSYFGEKYAGIIKPILATYTFILGIRILFNAFKKNKKRKKTKRVGWLAGAGGFLDSFGGGGWGPLVTSTLISKGKTPRYIIGTVSLTEFFVTFASALTFFSVIGISHWQLIAALILGGVLAAPIAAKLAGKLPLKAMFIGVGLMVIIWSLNVLLKTFHLI; from the coding sequence ATGCAGACTCTAACATCCAAAATTTCGCTTCCGGTTTTCATCAACGCATCGACTAACAAAATCTTGATTGTCGGCGGTGGAAAATTAGCTTCGGAACAGTTGAATGATATTATGCAGAATATTCCGGATGCTAATATCAGCGTTCTTGCCAAGAGACTTTCTGATGATATCAAAAACCTGTTACTGGAAAATACGTCGGTCAAAATTATCAACGAAGATTTTGATGATTCTTATTTGGAGATTGCAGATTTGTTCATAGTGGCGACAGAAGATTCTGCCCAAGACCAATTGATAATTAATAAAATTAAGGAAAGAAAGAATCTATATTTTGCGCCTAGTCTTCCTTCAGATAATGATTTTTTCTTTCGAGGAAATAATGATAATCAAGACAGAAAAAATCTTTTCTTCATTAATGGTGAAAAAAAATGGCGAAGAATTGCAAGTATTTTTTTCTTTGCTTTTGTAATTTTATTAATAGGAAATATTCTATCATTTTACGTTGGATTCAATGATTTAGAAGTCGCATATCAATATCTGAATCATAATACGGACGAACGATTTTTCTGGTTATTCTTGGTTGGATTTTTAGCTCAATTAATAGACGGTGCTTTGGGAATGGGTTACGGCGTGACTTGTACTGCGGCGCTTTTGTATATTGGGATTCCGTTACCTGCAATCAGTAGTAGTATTCACACAGCTGAGATGTTTTCGAGTGGCGCTTCAGGTTTCAGTCATTACAAATTCGGGAATATTAATAAAAAATTATTTAAAAATATTTTAATTCCAGGTGTGATTGGAGCTGTTCTAGGAGCTTTGCTATTATCATATTTTGGAGAAAAATATGCAGGAATAATCAAACCGATTTTGGCAACTTATACATTCATTCTTGGAATCAGAATTCTCTTCAACGCATTCAAGAAAAATAAAAAACGTAAAAAAACTAAAAGAGTAGGTTGGCTAGCTGGAGCAGGTGGTTTCTTAGATTCTTTCGGCGGTGGCGGTTGGGGACCTTTGGTAACTTCAACCTTAATTTCTAAAGGAAAAACACCGCGCTATATCATCGGAACAGTCAGTTTAACCGAGTTTTTCGTGACATTCGCCAGCGCATTGACATTCTTTTCAGTAATCGGAATCAGTCATTGGCAATTAATTGCAGCCTTGATTTTAGGAGGTGTTCTTGCAGCGCCGATTGCAGCTAAATTAGCCGGAAAATTACCTTTGAAAGCAATGTTTATCGGAGTTGGACTGATGGTAATTATCTGGAGCTTGAATGTTCTTTTGAAGACATTCCATTTAATCTAA
- the porN gene encoding type IX secretion system ring subunit PorN/GldN produces the protein MKKIIYSLICLSSAMAFGQNSILNANSPQTFREDREIKKDSITPLKYGFIEDKDILRSMVVWEIIDMNDKINQPFYHNADGLVSQNKSLYQILLDAVNSGKIKEVYSGDDFTTRLTPEGIAAATSVPMVDDYFTEIMNANKIEDAEAQRLLKYFTSLKGAGNKQVDGMFMKYSTRLTDVLEYNGAAQPAATEETVTTGKGKKKKTVKKTTKAPSIEPGTMLVNLDGSWYKIKKSDVEANVGFSETKTEKVKALKLMGMWYIDKRDTQLRYRLLGIAAMGEDPNAALLKAERAQQMQESGAPVDPSILNETGDLIDLFWIYYPDARQVLSSNYIFNAKNSTSDITFDDVLNARRFSSVIYKTDNGMGRGGSGIIDEYIPNDAERQLEESDRIKAQILQMENDLWNY, from the coding sequence ATGAAAAAGATTATATATAGTTTAATTTGTCTTTCCTCAGCAATGGCTTTTGGACAAAACAGCATTCTGAATGCTAATTCTCCTCAGACATTCAGAGAAGATCGTGAGATCAAGAAAGATAGTATAACACCTCTTAAATATGGATTTATAGAAGATAAAGACATTTTGAGAAGTATGGTTGTATGGGAAATTATTGATATGAACGATAAAATCAATCAGCCTTTCTATCATAATGCTGATGGCTTGGTTTCTCAAAACAAGTCTCTTTATCAAATCTTATTAGATGCTGTTAATTCAGGTAAAATAAAAGAAGTTTATTCTGGTGATGATTTTACAACTAGATTAACCCCGGAAGGTATTGCAGCTGCTACATCTGTTCCAATGGTCGATGATTATTTCACAGAAATAATGAATGCCAATAAGATTGAAGATGCAGAAGCTCAAAGACTTTTGAAATATTTTACTTCTCTTAAAGGTGCTGGTAATAAGCAAGTTGATGGGATGTTTATGAAATATTCTACCAGACTTACCGATGTTTTGGAGTATAACGGAGCTGCTCAGCCTGCCGCTACTGAAGAAACTGTAACTACAGGAAAAGGTAAAAAGAAAAAAACGGTTAAGAAAACAACCAAGGCTCCTTCTATCGAACCTGGAACAATGCTTGTTAACTTAGACGGTTCTTGGTATAAAATCAAAAAAAGTGATGTTGAAGCTAACGTTGGTTTTTCTGAAACTAAAACTGAGAAAGTTAAAGCGCTTAAGCTAATGGGAATGTGGTATATCGATAAAAGAGATACTCAGTTAAGATATAGACTGCTTGGAATTGCAGCTATGGGTGAAGATCCAAACGCAGCATTATTAAAAGCAGAAAGAGCACAGCAAATGCAGGAATCTGGAGCACCAGTTGATCCTTCTATCCTAAACGAAACAGGAGATTTAATTGATCTTTTCTGGATCTATTATCCAGATGCTAGACAAGTTCTAAGCAGCAATTATATTTTTAATGCGAAAAACTCTACTTCTGATATTACTTTTGATGATGTTCTGAATGCAAGAAGATTTTCTTCTGTAATTTATAAGACGGATAATGGAATGGGTAGAGGCGGTAGCGGTATCATTGATGAGTATATCCCGAATGATGCGGAAAGACAACTTGAAGAAAGCGACAGAATCAAAGCCCAAATTCTTCAGATGGAAAATGATTTATGGAATTACTAA
- a CDS encoding phosphoadenylyl-sulfate reductase, protein MMNELKETYQKLIDENIESKSIEEVLEILTSTFPDEVCFSTSFSFEDQVITDYVKNSEIKVFTLDTGRLFEDTYNTWNLTKSKYKLAIKAYYPNPEELEPFIQDNGPDSFYRSVENRKTCCDIRKVHPLKRALMGNKVWITGLRAEHSVARENLSQFEWDESNQIIKYHPILFWTTEQVRDYIKKNNIPYNILHDKGFVSIGCAPCTRAIQPGEDFRAGRWWWEDASKKECGLHVHK, encoded by the coding sequence ATGATGAACGAACTAAAAGAAACTTACCAAAAACTGATTGATGAAAACATTGAATCAAAATCGATAGAAGAAGTTCTGGAGATTTTGACGAGTACTTTTCCCGATGAAGTTTGCTTTTCCACAAGCTTTAGTTTCGAAGATCAAGTGATTACAGATTATGTGAAAAATTCCGAAATCAAAGTTTTCACCTTGGACACAGGTCGTCTGTTCGAAGATACCTACAACACTTGGAATTTAACCAAATCCAAGTACAAACTTGCAATCAAAGCTTATTATCCAAATCCCGAAGAATTAGAACCTTTCATTCAGGACAATGGACCTGATTCTTTTTACAGGTCTGTGGAAAATAGGAAAACTTGTTGTGATATCAGAAAAGTTCATCCGTTAAAAAGAGCTTTGATGGGCAACAAAGTTTGGATTACAGGACTCAGAGCCGAACATTCCGTCGCGAGAGAAAATCTTTCTCAATTCGAATGGGACGAGTCCAACCAAATCATCAAATACCATCCAATCCTCTTCTGGACAACGGAACAAGTTAGAGATTATATCAAAAAAAATAATATTCCTTATAATATTTTGCACGACAAAGGTTTCGTCAGCATTGGCTGCGCACCTTGTACACGTGCGATTCAGCCGGGCGAAGATTTTCGTGCAGGTCGCTGGTGGTGGGAAGATGCCAGCAAAAAAGAATGTGGACTCCACGTTCATAAATAA
- a CDS encoding TonB-dependent siderophore receptor, which produces MKKSIISASLVLLSISVYSQKGGQKDNDTIKIQQIEDVALHKTGNPNKAKTSTSKSNLTAMENPQPVSIVTHEIIEQQQIRQLSEVIQNVSGLYVTSARGNSQASFGGRGFTFGSENLYKNGARINSGVNPEVSGLERVEVAKGANALLYGNVAAGGIINMITKKPIFKSGGTLGFSVGSWDSYKPTVDIYGPLTEKIAFRVNGTYEKANSFRDVVNSEKYYFNPSFAFNIGSKTQIIVEADYLQNNFTPDFGLGTFENPDKSYFLNTTSPISTFFGTDWQYQNVKQASTDIIVNHQFNENWTLNAVVTYQNYTRDYFSTERTAWTQNNNRYRWRRNLNRTYNEQNYTSAQINVNGEFYTGKINHKILIGADADYLKSDAYTYFDPNRNNAVYGTSYYYGTNGNASGYVYLDDPSSWNGGTIPTANKYEKTRIPTRRIGIYAQDFVSLTKELKVIAGLRYSYLENMTTLVSNFMNNSKVGKDNSATADRAFSPKAGLIYMPNENLSVFATYTNSFSPNTGRDVNTDTGLKPSIIDQFEVGIKKNIWNNAVAFNVSAYQILNKNFYQQAQFKLDGTPNSDTNIKEFAGKLLSRGVEADITGNPTKNISIIAGFAYNHAVYKDTPEIFGYVEKQRVVRTPATTVNGSVFYTFDKWVKGLKLGGTYYFIGDRLAGWNDTKTGANSLEARNGISRIFKLKDYNIFDLSVGYEYKKFLIQCKIGNLFDTHNYVVHENYSVNPIMPRNYYVTLTYKL; this is translated from the coding sequence ATGAAGAAGTCCATCATCTCTGCAAGTCTGGTTTTGCTTTCTATCTCTGTCTATTCTCAAAAAGGTGGACAAAAAGATAATGATACAATCAAAATTCAGCAAATTGAAGACGTCGCGTTGCATAAAACGGGCAATCCTAACAAGGCTAAAACATCAACTTCCAAATCAAATCTTACAGCAATGGAAAATCCTCAACCGGTTTCCATTGTGACTCACGAGATTATCGAACAACAGCAAATACGCCAATTGTCGGAAGTTATTCAAAACGTTAGTGGATTGTATGTAACTTCTGCGAGAGGAAATTCCCAAGCCAGTTTTGGAGGTAGAGGTTTTACTTTCGGATCAGAGAATCTATATAAAAACGGTGCAAGAATCAACAGCGGTGTAAATCCCGAAGTTTCCGGATTGGAACGTGTAGAAGTTGCAAAAGGCGCCAATGCCTTGTTATATGGTAATGTAGCCGCTGGCGGGATTATCAATATGATTACAAAAAAACCAATTTTCAAATCTGGCGGAACACTTGGTTTCTCGGTAGGAAGTTGGGATTCTTACAAACCTACTGTGGATATCTACGGACCATTGACAGAGAAGATTGCTTTTCGCGTGAACGGTACTTATGAAAAAGCGAATAGCTTTCGTGATGTGGTAAATTCTGAAAAGTACTATTTCAATCCATCTTTTGCTTTTAACATCGGTTCTAAAACTCAGATTATTGTTGAAGCAGATTATCTTCAGAATAATTTCACACCAGATTTCGGACTAGGAACATTTGAAAATCCAGACAAAAGTTATTTCCTGAATACTACTTCGCCCATCAGCACCTTTTTTGGTACAGATTGGCAATATCAAAATGTGAAACAAGCTTCTACTGACATCATCGTGAATCATCAGTTTAATGAAAACTGGACGTTGAATGCTGTAGTTACTTATCAGAATTATACCAGAGATTATTTTTCAACTGAGCGTACAGCTTGGACTCAAAATAATAACCGATACAGATGGAGAAGAAATCTTAACAGAACTTATAACGAACAAAATTACACCAGCGCACAGATTAATGTGAATGGAGAATTCTATACTGGCAAAATCAATCATAAAATTTTGATTGGTGCAGATGCAGATTATTTGAAATCAGATGCCTACACTTATTTTGATCCTAACAGAAACAATGCTGTTTACGGAACATCTTATTATTATGGTACCAATGGTAATGCATCTGGCTACGTTTATCTGGATGATCCATCTTCTTGGAATGGTGGAACGATACCAACTGCCAACAAATATGAAAAAACAAGAATCCCAACCAGAAGAATAGGAATCTATGCCCAAGATTTTGTAAGCCTTACGAAGGAGTTGAAAGTCATTGCTGGTTTGAGATATTCTTATTTGGAGAATATGACCACGTTGGTTTCAAACTTTATGAATAACTCTAAAGTTGGTAAAGATAATTCTGCAACAGCAGACCGTGCTTTTTCTCCAAAGGCAGGATTGATTTATATGCCTAATGAAAATTTATCCGTTTTTGCTACATATACCAATTCATTTTCTCCGAACACAGGTCGTGATGTGAACACAGATACAGGTTTGAAGCCAAGTATCATCGATCAGTTTGAAGTTGGAATCAAGAAAAATATTTGGAACAATGCTGTGGCATTTAATGTATCAGCTTATCAGATTCTAAATAAAAATTTCTATCAGCAAGCTCAATTTAAATTAGATGGAACTCCAAACAGTGACACAAATATTAAGGAATTCGCAGGTAAACTACTAAGCAGGGGTGTTGAAGCCGATATCACAGGAAATCCAACGAAAAATATCTCCATCATCGCCGGATTTGCCTACAATCACGCGGTTTATAAAGATACACCAGAGATTTTTGGCTATGTCGAAAAACAAAGAGTGGTGAGAACGCCGGCTACAACGGTGAACGGTTCCGTGTTTTACACATTCGACAAATGGGTGAAAGGTCTTAAACTTGGTGGGACATACTATTTCATCGGAGACAGACTTGCAGGCTGGAACGACACCAAAACCGGAGCAAACAGCTTGGAAGCAAGAAACGGCATTTCCAGAATCTTTAAACTGAAAGATTACAACATCTTTGATCTATCTGTTGGATATGAATATAAAAAATTCTTGATTCAATGTAAAATTGGGAATCTTTTTGACACTCATAATTATGTGGTACACGAGAATTACTCCGTAAACCCAATTATGCCAAGAAACTATTATGTGACTTTGACGTATAAACTTTAA
- a CDS encoding IS1595 family transposase, with protein MNLFSFSAHFGTEDDCINHFKSERDKIGLTCKCGSTEHFWIKSRLSYECKKCRSRTSLKSGTIMENSNLSFLIWYKTMFLMSVTKKGFSAKEIQKQLGLKRYEPVWAMVHKIRKAMGNRDAQYTLEGMIEFDEAYFTVESSEIEQKKGIRGKGSVGKQNVAMIAESTPLEDIDTGKKEKHVRFFKAKVLDGHSGEEINEAIKESIDNQSIVFTDKSTSYVDISDFVELHIMEKSSKETTEETLKWIHIAISNAKRNLLGNYHKIKRKYLQLYLNEFIYKLNRRYFGDRLFERLIIANITGL; from the coding sequence ATGAATTTATTCAGTTTTTCAGCACATTTCGGGACAGAAGATGATTGTATAAATCATTTTAAATCTGAGAGAGATAAAATAGGACTCACGTGCAAATGTGGAAGCACAGAACATTTTTGGATAAAGAGCAGATTAAGTTATGAATGCAAAAAATGCAGAAGTCGAACTTCTTTGAAAAGCGGAACCATCATGGAAAATTCGAATTTATCTTTTCTAATTTGGTACAAAACCATGTTTTTGATGAGTGTTACCAAGAAAGGATTTTCAGCCAAAGAAATCCAAAAACAATTGGGATTAAAGAGGTATGAACCAGTTTGGGCAATGGTTCATAAGATAAGAAAAGCCATGGGAAACCGAGATGCACAATACACTTTGGAAGGGATGATAGAATTTGACGAAGCCTATTTTACAGTAGAATCTAGCGAAATAGAGCAGAAAAAAGGAATTCGTGGAAAAGGTTCAGTTGGGAAACAAAATGTAGCGATGATAGCAGAATCAACACCGTTAGAAGATATTGATACTGGAAAAAAAGAAAAACATGTTCGCTTCTTTAAAGCGAAGGTTTTAGATGGACACAGTGGAGAAGAAATCAATGAAGCCATTAAAGAATCTATAGATAATCAGAGTATTGTTTTTACAGATAAAAGCACTTCTTATGTGGATATTTCAGATTTTGTAGAGCTTCATATTATGGAAAAAAGTTCAAAAGAAACTACCGAAGAAACTTTAAAATGGATTCATATTGCCATTAGCAACGCCAAAAGAAATTTGTTGGGCAATTACCACAAAATAAAAAGAAAGTATCTTCAACTCTATCTCAACGAATTCATCTACAAGCTAAATCGAAGATATTTTGGAGATAGACTCTTTGAAAGGCTTATTATTGCTAACATTACAGGATTATGA
- a CDS encoding VOC family protein has protein sequence MKFNSLRPILWTYQFEETIEFYTDILGFELGEKNEDWGWASVSRDNVELMFAKPNQHTVFIKPNFTGSFYINVQNVDEIWESLKSVSKICYEVETFEWGMREFAIYDNNGFILQFGQEI, from the coding sequence ATGAAATTCAATTCTTTAAGACCGATTCTTTGGACCTACCAATTTGAAGAAACGATAGAATTCTATACAGACATTCTCGGTTTTGAACTTGGAGAAAAGAATGAAGATTGGGGTTGGGCTTCCGTTTCTCGAGATAATGTTGAACTAATGTTTGCAAAACCCAACCAACATACAGTTTTCATCAAACCTAATTTTACAGGAAGTTTTTACATCAATGTTCAGAATGTTGATGAAATCTGGGAAAGTTTAAAATCTGTATCTAAAATTTGTTATGAAGTAGAAACTTTCGAATGGGGAATGCGTGAATTTGCTATTTATGATAACAATGGTTTTATCTTGCAGTTTGGACAGGAAATTTAG
- a CDS encoding NAD(P)/FAD-dependent oxidoreductase, which translates to MEQVDYIIVGAGYAGVFFTHQLIKEKKSFKIFYDENISASQISAGVCNPVILKRFNTFWKSQEQIDYLDVIFKEIETYTSKNYLIDENVVRIFHNDSEKLQWTKNSQKEDLQSYLSLDFTKLESVENLFGAGKVSQSCRIDVSNFFIDMLKYLEDNNYLVKEKFNHQLINTTSNSYKNIRFKNIIFCEGVASNNNPFFRHIPIQTNKGHCLKIRLDQSVDPYIIKKKHFLFNLQDDEYYYGGTYDRFDNSDDINKASFEELENGLRELYKNDFEIKDINFAFRATVADRRPILGRHQDHQNFYIFNGLGARGVYNGSYFSKVLFDYLENDIELDSEIDVKRFY; encoded by the coding sequence ATGGAACAGGTAGATTACATCATCGTTGGAGCTGGATATGCTGGAGTTTTTTTTACTCATCAATTGATTAAAGAAAAGAAATCGTTTAAGATTTTTTACGATGAAAATATTTCTGCATCTCAAATTTCTGCTGGCGTATGTAATCCGGTTATTTTGAAACGTTTCAACACATTTTGGAAGTCTCAGGAACAGATCGACTATCTTGATGTCATCTTCAAAGAAATAGAAACGTATACTTCTAAAAATTATTTGATTGATGAAAACGTTGTTCGAATTTTTCATAATGATTCTGAGAAATTGCAATGGACAAAGAACTCCCAAAAAGAAGATTTACAGTCTTACCTTAGTCTAGATTTTACAAAATTAGAGTCTGTTGAAAATCTTTTTGGAGCTGGAAAAGTCAGTCAATCCTGCAGAATTGATGTCTCTAATTTCTTTATTGATATGTTGAAATATTTAGAAGACAATAATTATCTGGTCAAAGAAAAATTCAACCATCAATTAATTAATACTACAAGTAATTCTTATAAAAATATTCGCTTCAAGAATATTATTTTCTGCGAAGGTGTTGCTAGTAATAACAATCCATTTTTTAGGCATATTCCAATCCAAACCAACAAAGGGCATTGTTTGAAAATTAGATTAGACCAATCAGTAGATCCTTATATTATCAAGAAAAAACATTTCTTATTTAACCTTCAGGATGATGAATATTACTACGGTGGAACTTACGACCGTTTTGATAATTCAGATGATATCAACAAAGCTTCTTTTGAGGAATTAGAAAATGGACTTCGCGAATTATACAAAAACGATTTTGAAATCAAAGATATTAATTTCGCTTTTCGTGCTACAGTTGCAGACAGAAGACCAATTTTAGGAAGACATCAGGACCATCAGAATTTTTATATTTTTAATGGATTGGGAGCGAGAGGTGTTTATAACGGAAGTTATTTTTCCAAAGTTTTGTTTGATTACTTAGAAAATGATATTGAACTCGATTCTGAAATTGATGTCAAAAGATTTTACTGA